In Cumulibacter soli, the following proteins share a genomic window:
- a CDS encoding acetyl/propionyl/methylcrotonyl-CoA carboxylase subunit alpha: MYTKVLIANRGEIAARIIRTCERLGIDTVAVHAPDDADALHVRLATESVVLAGVAPRETYLNVEAIVDAAVRTNCDALHPGYGFLSENPALAQALQDTGISFIGPSASAIATMADKTAARRSAMAGDVPLVPGISGDITAERVAEFADQVGWPVLIKAAHGGGGRGMRRVDSAVDVTAALESARNESTHAFGRSEVFVEKLVENARHIEIQILGDRYGSVVSIGSRDCSIQRRHQKLLEEAPAPGLSDHLRGELSQAACRLATQVNYLGAGTVEFLLDGDSFYFLEMNTRLQVEHTVTEEVYGLDLVEEQLRLAAGECVPTEPQARGHAIELRVNAEDPLRGFLPHAGQIERLEFPPIPGLRVDSGYLAGDAVPPTYDSLIAKVIVYGATRSRALAKLGDIADTAKISGVPSTFALAAWLADSPAFQAGSVSTTWFETVIVPALDRAAELAPAPDANGPGDRGVWIAGQFHRIHGGKHVARPSRSGFGMQSRTTMQAGEASTLVTPMQGTIIRLHVSPGDVVRKGAAIATVEAMKLENELRADFDCEVSEVRVQVGDIITSGTTIAVLAGTA, encoded by the coding sequence ATGTACACGAAGGTCCTCATCGCCAATCGTGGCGAGATCGCCGCGCGAATTATCCGAACCTGTGAACGGCTTGGGATCGATACCGTCGCCGTCCACGCACCGGACGACGCCGACGCATTGCATGTACGTCTGGCTACGGAATCGGTCGTGCTTGCAGGCGTCGCACCGCGCGAGACATATCTGAATGTCGAAGCCATCGTTGACGCTGCCGTCCGTACCAACTGCGATGCGCTGCATCCCGGATACGGTTTCCTCTCGGAGAACCCGGCGCTCGCTCAAGCGCTTCAGGACACTGGAATCTCCTTTATTGGTCCATCAGCATCAGCCATTGCCACGATGGCCGACAAGACCGCGGCCCGCCGCAGCGCGATGGCCGGCGACGTACCCCTCGTACCAGGAATAAGCGGCGACATCACCGCCGAACGGGTCGCGGAGTTCGCCGATCAGGTCGGCTGGCCCGTGCTGATCAAGGCAGCGCACGGAGGTGGCGGTCGCGGTATGCGCCGCGTCGATTCCGCGGTCGACGTCACTGCTGCACTCGAATCCGCCCGGAATGAGTCCACGCACGCGTTCGGCCGTAGCGAAGTGTTCGTCGAGAAGCTCGTGGAAAACGCCCGCCACATCGAAATCCAGATACTTGGTGATCGATATGGCTCTGTCGTATCGATTGGCTCACGTGATTGTTCGATACAACGCCGACACCAAAAGTTACTCGAGGAGGCGCCGGCGCCCGGACTGTCCGACCACCTGCGGGGCGAACTATCGCAGGCTGCGTGCCGGCTAGCAACACAGGTCAATTACCTAGGCGCCGGAACCGTCGAGTTTCTCCTCGACGGTGATTCCTTCTACTTCCTCGAAATGAACACGCGGCTGCAGGTCGAACACACTGTCACCGAGGAGGTATACGGCCTCGATCTCGTTGAAGAACAACTCAGGCTGGCCGCCGGGGAGTGCGTGCCCACCGAGCCCCAGGCGAGGGGCCACGCCATCGAGTTGCGGGTTAACGCTGAAGACCCGCTTCGCGGCTTCCTACCACACGCGGGTCAGATCGAGCGGCTCGAGTTTCCGCCGATCCCGGGCCTCCGTGTCGACTCGGGCTATCTAGCCGGTGATGCCGTACCGCCAACCTACGACAGTCTGATCGCCAAGGTAATCGTGTACGGAGCCACCCGCTCACGCGCGCTCGCCAAACTCGGCGATATAGCAGACACTGCGAAAATCTCCGGCGTGCCCTCCACGTTCGCTCTGGCAGCGTGGCTTGCCGATTCGCCGGCATTTCAGGCCGGTAGCGTGTCGACCACCTGGTTCGAGACCGTCATTGTCCCCGCCCTTGACCGCGCGGCTGAGCTCGCTCCGGCACCCGACGCTAACGGTCCGGGTGACCGCGGGGTCTGGATAGCGGGGCAATTCCACCGAATTCACGGTGGGAAGCACGTGGCCCGCCCGAGCCGATCGGGGTTCGGGATGCAGAGTCGCACCACCATGCAGGCCGGTGAGGCTTCCACTCTCGTCACCCCCATGCAGGGAACCATCATTCGGCTGCACGTCAGCCCGGGCGACGTCGTACGTAAGGGGGCTGCGATCGCAACCGTCGAGGCGATGAAGTTGGAGAACGAGCTACGCGCCGATTTTGACTGCGAGGTGAGCGAAGTTCGCGTTCAGGTCGGCGACATCATCACGTCGGGTACAACGATCGCCGTCCTCGCCGGGACCGCATAG
- a CDS encoding enoyl-CoA hydratase/isomerase family protein: protein MAVVEIERHDSILVVRMNRPEKRNAMNTEMLTELGKAFTEFRDDGDLSTAILTGNGEAFCSGEDLVEAAERGTPGFDPELPYDPFWNDGMGPGETIRKPIIAAVNGWAMGGGFIQAWMSDFRVAARSAVFEISEARHWLLGAYQYGFTDTLPWAIASELALGFRMSAERAYQVGFVNRLADDDKLLDVAFEMCDHLKAIPPASVANTLTMARALRPRIPTGARLLGEKLKENGNLDDVMEARRAFAAKRKPEFTAL, encoded by the coding sequence ATGGCCGTAGTAGAGATCGAACGTCACGACAGCATCCTGGTCGTGCGGATGAATCGTCCGGAGAAGCGCAACGCGATGAACACCGAGATGCTCACTGAGTTGGGCAAGGCATTCACCGAGTTTCGAGACGACGGCGACCTGTCGACTGCGATTCTGACCGGCAACGGTGAAGCCTTCTGCTCGGGCGAGGATCTTGTCGAGGCAGCTGAAAGAGGCACTCCAGGTTTCGATCCCGAATTGCCGTATGACCCGTTCTGGAATGACGGGATGGGGCCCGGCGAGACGATCCGTAAACCGATCATCGCGGCGGTGAACGGTTGGGCGATGGGCGGCGGGTTCATCCAAGCGTGGATGTCCGACTTCAGAGTCGCCGCGCGCAGTGCTGTCTTCGAGATTTCAGAGGCGCGCCATTGGTTGCTCGGTGCCTATCAGTACGGATTCACCGACACACTGCCGTGGGCGATCGCGTCTGAACTCGCACTCGGCTTCCGAATGTCTGCCGAGCGCGCGTACCAAGTTGGTTTCGTGAACCGGCTCGCCGACGATGACAAGTTGCTCGACGTGGCGTTCGAAATGTGTGACCACCTGAAGGCGATTCCGCCGGCGTCGGTGGCGAACACCCTCACCATGGCCAGGGCGTTGCGCCCGCGGATACCGACCGGCGCGCGACTCTTGGGCGAAAAGCTCAAGGAGAACGGCAATCTCGATGACGTTATGGAGGCGCGCCGCGCCTTCGCTGCCAAGCGTAAGCCCGAGTTCACCGCCCTTTAG
- a CDS encoding enoyl-CoA hydratase/isomerase family protein translates to MSDSYPPRLTGGPELLAAVDRYELDDMPVTEDELFVVDSEVLLRADYAGAARRLLQVGRTIIAIHEPHTPMPAGDAATVTLTTARHRDPVPPWIVVVDDVATELRQIATTVHTAPHATHILNRLLAIPVSVPAYDRLHLESIAYSTLLASAEFTTWRSATPLSGRAASSAPVSTTRRDSTLVIALNDPARHNAFSASMRHHLLDALAIAQQDPTILDVLISGHGPTFCSGGDLDEFGTAGDVATAHRVRMARSVAASLLRLSDRVQVRMHGRCYGAGIELPGFAKRVTAAQNTTITLPELRMGLIPGSGGTVSIRARIGPWRASYLALSARPIGVATALEWGLVDELD, encoded by the coding sequence GTGTCAGATAGTTACCCGCCACGGTTGACAGGCGGCCCGGAACTTCTTGCTGCAGTCGACCGGTACGAGCTCGACGACATGCCCGTGACCGAGGACGAGTTATTTGTGGTCGACTCGGAGGTGCTGCTGCGTGCCGATTACGCGGGTGCAGCGCGCCGCCTGCTGCAGGTGGGTCGAACCATCATCGCGATTCACGAGCCACACACTCCGATGCCTGCCGGCGACGCGGCAACAGTCACCCTGACCACGGCACGTCATCGCGATCCGGTACCTCCGTGGATCGTCGTGGTCGATGACGTCGCTACCGAACTCCGCCAGATCGCAACAACGGTCCACACGGCCCCACATGCCACTCATATCCTGAATCGGCTACTCGCAATCCCCGTTTCCGTACCGGCGTATGACCGTCTCCATCTGGAATCCATCGCGTACTCCACGCTGCTCGCGTCCGCAGAGTTCACCACCTGGCGATCAGCGACGCCACTTTCAGGTCGTGCGGCAAGCTCCGCGCCAGTATCGACCACCCGCCGTGACAGCACACTCGTGATCGCGCTGAACGATCCGGCGCGACACAACGCCTTCAGCGCGAGTATGCGCCACCACCTACTCGATGCGCTTGCCATCGCGCAACAGGATCCAACGATTCTCGACGTCCTCATCAGCGGACATGGTCCGACGTTCTGCAGCGGCGGCGACCTCGATGAGTTCGGGACTGCGGGCGACGTCGCCACGGCGCATCGCGTGCGCATGGCACGAAGCGTCGCAGCGTCATTGCTCCGCCTCAGCGACCGGGTGCAGGTTCGGATGCACGGACGCTGTTACGGGGCAGGCATCGAGTTGCCTGGGTTCGCCAAACGCGTCACTGCGGCACAGAACACGACGATCACCCTGCCCGAGCTGCGGATGGGGCTCATCCCTGGATCTGGTGGCACGGTGAGCATCCGCGCACGGATCGGGCCATGGCGCGCGTCCTACCTTGCACTTTCCGCACGCCCAATCGGCGTCGCCACCGCATTGGAATGGGGATTGGTTGATGAGCTCGACTGA
- a CDS encoding acyl-CoA carboxylase subunit beta, translating into MTTYASLEDLTRELRARRSAVLDAQRADELERQRKLEKFTARERIDMLVDTGTFREFGVLVDTGKGDPGREKPIAAADGVVTGIGQIDGRSAAIVSYDFSIFGGSSGVAGGRKIGRAVERAGVEGIPLVMLMDGGGHRIQEGLDSHHFASGTHGFKDMTDLSGAIPIVAVLMGPGFAGPSNHAAFADFVVMVKGTSTMGIAGPALVEAATGEHISNEDLGGAQIQAALGVTDIAVNSEEEAMDAVRLYLDYLPSNATTAPPSGASSEPSGAAGINEVVPADPKTIYDVHDVIDGLVDADSVFSIKEEYARNVVTAFARLDGRAIGVVANQPSHLGGTLDSPACEKAAHFISVCDAFGLPLLFLIDIPGFLVGTESAVTQLARRSGRLMFEMGQATVPLLSVVMRKGYGAGYVAMGGGRSYDADASLAWPTAEISAMSIPGAVDVAYRREVAAADDPTAHRQALIDEFTRHVGPFYAARGFGFDELVMPSETRAVLIDTLKRVPDRHRSSAAPRIHAISPI; encoded by the coding sequence ATGACGACCTATGCAAGCCTTGAGGACCTCACCCGCGAACTGCGTGCGCGTCGCAGCGCGGTGCTGGACGCACAACGTGCCGACGAGCTCGAGCGGCAGCGGAAGCTCGAAAAGTTCACGGCACGTGAACGCATCGACATGCTCGTCGATACCGGAACCTTCAGGGAGTTCGGTGTTCTCGTCGACACCGGCAAAGGCGACCCTGGGCGTGAGAAGCCCATCGCTGCCGCCGACGGCGTCGTCACCGGGATCGGCCAGATCGACGGGCGGTCCGCGGCGATCGTTTCTTACGACTTCTCCATCTTCGGAGGTAGTAGCGGCGTCGCCGGTGGCCGCAAGATCGGTCGCGCTGTCGAACGAGCCGGTGTCGAAGGCATTCCGCTCGTGATGCTGATGGACGGCGGCGGGCACCGTATCCAGGAGGGCTTAGACAGCCATCATTTCGCGAGCGGAACGCATGGATTCAAAGACATGACCGACCTGTCCGGCGCAATACCGATCGTCGCGGTACTCATGGGTCCGGGGTTCGCCGGCCCATCCAATCACGCCGCTTTCGCCGATTTCGTCGTGATGGTGAAAGGAACCTCGACGATGGGCATCGCGGGACCAGCATTGGTGGAGGCCGCAACCGGTGAGCACATCTCCAATGAGGATCTCGGCGGTGCACAGATCCAGGCCGCGCTCGGCGTAACCGACATAGCGGTGAATTCGGAAGAAGAAGCCATGGACGCGGTTCGTCTCTACCTGGATTACCTGCCGTCGAACGCGACCACGGCGCCGCCGTCGGGCGCTAGCAGCGAGCCGTCGGGCGCTGCAGGAATTAACGAGGTGGTTCCGGCCGACCCAAAGACCATCTACGACGTCCACGACGTTATCGATGGGCTCGTCGATGCGGACAGCGTCTTCAGCATCAAGGAGGAGTACGCCCGCAACGTCGTGACCGCGTTTGCACGACTAGATGGTCGCGCGATCGGGGTGGTCGCCAATCAGCCCAGTCACCTCGGCGGCACGCTGGACAGCCCCGCTTGCGAAAAGGCCGCGCACTTCATCTCGGTGTGCGACGCCTTCGGCCTGCCCCTGCTCTTCCTGATCGATATCCCCGGATTCCTGGTGGGCACCGAATCTGCGGTCACTCAACTCGCCCGTCGCAGTGGTCGGTTGATGTTCGAGATGGGACAAGCGACCGTGCCGCTGCTCAGCGTCGTGATGCGCAAGGGTTACGGGGCTGGGTACGTCGCGATGGGGGGTGGCCGTAGCTATGACGCCGATGCTTCTTTAGCATGGCCGACCGCTGAAATCAGCGCCATGTCAATACCTGGTGCGGTGGATGTGGCTTATCGGCGCGAGGTCGCCGCGGCCGACGATCCTACTGCGCATCGCCAGGCGCTTATCGATGAATTCACTCGACACGTCGGTCCGTTCTACGCAGCACGTGGATTCGGGTTCGACGAATTGGTGATGCCCAGCGAGACACGTGCCGTACTGATCGACACCCTAAAACGGGTCCCCGATCGCCATCGGTCGTCGGCCGCGCCCCGTATCCACGCCATCTCGCCGATCTAA
- a CDS encoding amidohydrolase family protein, producing MLIRRARIGGHLADVRLEDDRVVLIEAHVARKAGDRVIDADGGTLLPGLHDHHIHLLASAAAAESVHCPDRAVGDTFLRVVREASNSAAPGVWLRVVNYHEDIAGHFNRLDLDRIVADRPVRIQHRGGSLWYLNSLGLAELLRTLEADDPAHADLEVAAGRLWRRDHLLHGIERRFPPLARLGQVLSSYGITGVTDATPDLDKSAAAYLVAAACEGMIPSRLMLLGTDHDDIWHQPRRVPRKIVISDHELPGLDTVIDRIRQARGARRRAVAIHTVTRESLLLVLIAMQAAGVIAGDRLEHAAVTPPETHDMIRRLGLTVVTQPSFIPQRGDTYLAEVEHADLPHLYRYASLLDAGIAVAPSSDAPYGDLNPWRSIAAAVTRKTASGAILGARERVPYREALRGFLTHPVDPGGPARTVSVGGRADLCLLRAPLEDVIASEDPDPVRATIGQGRIRYLSDQ from the coding sequence GTGCTCATCCGGCGGGCGCGGATCGGCGGCCACCTCGCCGACGTTCGCCTCGAAGACGACCGGGTCGTGCTCATCGAAGCGCATGTGGCCCGTAAAGCCGGTGACCGCGTCATCGATGCTGACGGGGGCACTCTTCTCCCGGGCCTGCACGATCACCACATCCACCTACTCGCATCCGCAGCTGCCGCAGAATCGGTCCACTGCCCTGACCGGGCGGTTGGCGATACGTTCCTGCGAGTCGTGCGCGAAGCCAGCAACTCCGCTGCGCCGGGAGTGTGGCTGCGGGTGGTCAACTATCACGAGGACATCGCCGGCCATTTTAATCGCCTTGACCTTGACCGCATCGTGGCCGATCGCCCCGTCCGAATCCAGCACCGGGGTGGTTCATTGTGGTATCTGAACTCTCTCGGCCTGGCGGAGCTTCTTCGCACACTCGAGGCCGACGACCCCGCTCACGCTGATCTAGAAGTTGCGGCCGGGCGTCTATGGCGTCGCGATCACCTCTTGCACGGAATCGAACGCCGGTTCCCTCCGCTGGCACGACTGGGACAGGTATTGAGTTCATACGGCATCACCGGAGTCACCGATGCCACGCCTGATCTCGACAAATCGGCTGCGGCGTACCTGGTCGCGGCCGCGTGCGAAGGGATGATCCCGTCGCGGCTGATGTTGTTGGGGACCGACCACGACGACATCTGGCATCAGCCGCGGCGAGTCCCCCGCAAGATAGTCATTTCAGACCACGAACTTCCGGGCCTCGACACAGTAATCGATCGGATCCGGCAGGCGCGTGGAGCACGCCGCCGTGCGGTGGCCATACACACGGTCACTCGAGAGTCACTACTACTCGTGCTCATTGCCATGCAAGCGGCCGGCGTTATCGCTGGTGACCGACTCGAGCACGCCGCAGTCACGCCGCCCGAAACCCACGACATGATTCGACGCCTAGGGCTAACCGTCGTAACGCAGCCATCATTCATCCCGCAACGAGGCGACACCTACCTCGCCGAGGTAGAGCACGCGGACCTGCCGCACCTGTACCGCTACGCATCTCTACTTGATGCGGGTATCGCAGTGGCGCCGTCCTCTGACGCCCCGTACGGCGACCTCAACCCCTGGCGCAGCATTGCTGCAGCTGTCACTAGGAAAACGGCCTCAGGCGCCATCTTGGGTGCGCGCGAGCGCGTGCCGTATCGGGAGGCGCTACGCGGGTTCTTGACTCATCCCGTGGATCCGGGCGGGCCCGCACGAACGGTCTCGGTCGGCGGTCGCGCCGACCTTTGTTTACTGCGTGCTCCTTTGGAAGACGTCATCGCCTCCGAGGATCCCGACCCAGTACGCGCGACCATCGGGCAAGGTCGCATCCGATATCTGAGCGATCAATGA
- a CDS encoding CoA transferase produces the protein MSSTDATSPPLAGWAMPVLGAGPAAAYARNLAAICGADVSTDANGRPLDLSDAPDALADWAASGAMWLSGHARAAPMIAPGAPASAMTGALAMFEHLAGSRSFHDSPPLSSQLLSERAALMGWQRNGPASVGGAFAPYRTIDGWFGLSLARPDDLDLVPALTGESVHTDPVDAVRRWASETTTSQATDRAVLLGLPAATISPRRQASRPPFCFGRPFGGRTRSDRPVVLELGSLWAAPLCGSMLQRAGARVVKVESHRRPDGTRYGSPRFFDLLNAGKASVSVDLTTATGIVFLRELLTRADAVIEASRPRALRQLGLDAESFVASGTVWTSITAHGRSGDKAQRVGFGDDVAAEGGLIRISDRGCFPCGDAIADPLTGVVAATATLAALRSDRGRMLDIPMVDVAASTVALGGPNEAIDDNRVVRVAHGWIVETRSGTARVLPPTTRAPAGSAPDLGRDTEPVRRWLVS, from the coding sequence ATGAGCTCGACTGACGCCACTTCCCCGCCGTTGGCCGGATGGGCGATGCCGGTTCTAGGCGCTGGCCCCGCAGCCGCATATGCACGGAACTTGGCGGCGATCTGTGGGGCCGACGTATCAACTGACGCCAATGGACGCCCGCTGGACCTTTCCGACGCGCCGGATGCGCTGGCGGACTGGGCAGCGTCCGGGGCGATGTGGCTCAGCGGCCATGCCAGGGCCGCTCCGATGATCGCCCCTGGCGCCCCTGCTTCTGCGATGACCGGTGCGTTGGCAATGTTCGAGCACCTGGCTGGCTCTCGCTCGTTCCATGACTCACCACCGCTGTCCTCGCAGCTATTGTCCGAGCGCGCGGCACTTATGGGATGGCAGCGCAATGGTCCTGCATCGGTCGGCGGCGCGTTTGCGCCGTACCGCACGATCGACGGCTGGTTCGGGTTGTCTCTAGCGCGCCCAGACGACCTCGATCTGGTGCCGGCACTCACCGGGGAGTCCGTGCATACCGATCCTGTCGACGCCGTACGACGATGGGCTAGCGAAACGACGACCTCGCAAGCCACTGATCGCGCTGTCCTACTCGGCCTGCCTGCCGCCACGATCTCACCGCGTAGGCAGGCATCCCGGCCCCCGTTCTGCTTCGGCCGCCCCTTCGGTGGACGCACGCGATCAGATCGACCGGTCGTTCTCGAACTCGGATCACTCTGGGCCGCACCGCTGTGCGGATCGATGCTGCAACGAGCCGGTGCGCGCGTCGTCAAGGTTGAGAGCCATCGACGACCCGACGGTACGCGATACGGCTCTCCTAGGTTCTTCGATCTTCTCAATGCGGGCAAAGCATCAGTCAGCGTGGATCTCACGACGGCGACGGGCATTGTTTTCCTGCGAGAGTTATTGACACGGGCAGATGCCGTGATCGAAGCGTCCAGACCGCGCGCGCTACGACAACTCGGACTTGATGCTGAATCGTTCGTCGCCTCGGGCACGGTGTGGACGTCTATCACCGCTCACGGTAGATCCGGTGACAAAGCTCAGCGGGTGGGCTTCGGGGACGATGTGGCCGCGGAGGGCGGGCTCATCCGGATATCCGATCGAGGATGCTTTCCCTGTGGGGATGCCATCGCCGATCCGTTGACCGGCGTCGTCGCTGCCACAGCCACTCTAGCCGCGCTTCGCTCCGATCGCGGACGGATGCTCGACATACCAATGGTCGACGTTGCTGCGAGCACCGTCGCACTAGGTGGACCGAACGAAGCTATTGACGACAACCGGGTGGTTCGCGTTGCACATGGCTGGATCGTCGAGACTCGGTCCGGCACCGCTAGAGTCCTACCACCGACGACTCGAGCACCAGCAGGATCGGCGCCCGACCTCGGCCGTGATACCGAGCCCGTGCGACGTTGGCTAGTCAGTTGA
- a CDS encoding class I adenylate-forming enzyme family protein, translating to MNLQLILDMAVGSFGNRVVLGRRDGGITAADLQRSAQGGADEIRERGADSLVFLAPNGPAFVLAIFAAAYAGVPMIPLNYRLGAEAINELLSRHPGALLVSEERRSTVATGNCLTPQQWVDTCAQRGADDLHAEEVPSNDAGDPTAVIIYTSGTTAAPKGVLLGHQNLMSYVIGTVEFGAAEENDAALVSLPPYHVAAVANALTNLYAGRRVVSLESFTPDEWIDTARAEAITNALIVPTMLSRLIDAERLDLPSLRTLSYGGAPMPTALLERALRRLPAVDFVNAYGLTETSSTITLLSPADHRTAVSSDDLAVRRRLGSVGTALPGVDIEIRDAHGQGVPNGVSGRIWVRGEQVSGRYAETGSVLDADGYFDTRDRGTVDDAGYLFIEGRDDDTIIRGGENIAPVEIEDALLCHEDVEDAVVVGVPDEEWGHRIEAMVVIRDGAVVDNGELREYVRSKLRSSKTPERITAVASIPRTDTGKLLRREVRRTLAEDH from the coding sequence ATGAATCTGCAACTGATCCTGGATATGGCCGTCGGTTCATTTGGGAATCGAGTCGTACTAGGTAGACGCGATGGTGGGATTACCGCCGCGGACCTGCAGCGCTCTGCCCAGGGTGGAGCCGATGAGATTCGTGAGCGTGGTGCGGATTCCCTGGTCTTCCTCGCGCCGAACGGGCCAGCATTTGTCCTGGCTATATTCGCCGCAGCGTACGCCGGTGTGCCGATGATTCCGCTCAACTACCGACTCGGCGCCGAGGCGATCAACGAATTGCTCAGTCGCCATCCCGGCGCGTTATTGGTGAGCGAAGAGCGTCGCAGCACTGTTGCCACGGGTAACTGCCTTACCCCACAGCAATGGGTTGATACGTGCGCGCAGCGCGGAGCGGATGATCTGCATGCCGAAGAGGTGCCATCAAACGACGCCGGTGACCCGACGGCAGTAATCATTTATACGAGCGGTACGACTGCGGCACCGAAGGGGGTGCTACTTGGACACCAGAATCTGATGTCCTACGTGATCGGTACGGTCGAGTTCGGTGCGGCTGAGGAAAACGATGCCGCGTTGGTGAGCCTTCCGCCCTACCACGTGGCGGCTGTCGCGAACGCCTTGACCAATCTGTACGCAGGTCGTCGGGTCGTCTCGCTGGAATCGTTCACCCCAGATGAGTGGATCGACACCGCCCGCGCCGAGGCAATCACGAACGCGCTCATCGTGCCGACCATGCTTAGCCGGCTTATCGATGCCGAGCGGCTCGATCTTCCGTCGCTGCGCACCCTGTCCTACGGCGGCGCGCCGATGCCGACAGCGTTACTGGAGCGCGCCTTACGGCGCCTGCCTGCGGTCGACTTCGTTAATGCGTACGGGCTCACCGAGACCAGTTCAACGATCACCCTGTTGAGCCCGGCCGATCACCGCACCGCAGTGTCGAGTGACGACCTGGCCGTCCGTCGGCGGCTCGGATCGGTAGGCACGGCACTTCCGGGAGTGGACATCGAAATTCGCGATGCGCACGGGCAGGGCGTGCCGAACGGGGTCAGCGGGCGGATTTGGGTTCGTGGCGAGCAGGTGTCCGGGCGGTACGCCGAAACGGGGAGTGTCCTGGACGCCGACGGCTACTTCGATACTCGCGATCGCGGAACGGTTGACGATGCCGGCTATCTGTTCATCGAAGGGCGGGACGACGACACGATTATTCGCGGCGGGGAGAATATCGCCCCAGTCGAGATCGAGGACGCGTTGTTGTGTCACGAGGATGTGGAAGACGCAGTCGTCGTAGGAGTCCCTGACGAGGAATGGGGGCACCGTATCGAGGCAATGGTGGTCATCCGTGATGGTGCCGTAGTTGATAACGGCGAGTTGCGCGAGTACGTACGAAGCAAGCTGCGTAGCAGTAAGACGCCCGAGCGAATCACTGCGGTCGCGTCAATACCGCGCACAGATACGGGCAAACTGTTGCGCCGCGAGGTACGGCGCACGCTGGCTGAGGATCATTGA
- a CDS encoding VOC family protein, producing the protein MILGIDHVGIVARSYEEASDTLLETLGFTLDAERNPDTGIYMARENADIHFIKVGAGDTRIELLLPRDASAGMGRWLNKRGPSVHHLAYLVDDVALHAAQLRDKGLRQIDLGPDAAAAFFLPRDTMNILTELVDANTMRRLHEPG; encoded by the coding sequence ATGATTCTTGGGATCGATCACGTAGGCATCGTTGCTCGTTCGTACGAGGAAGCCTCAGACACACTGTTGGAAACGTTGGGATTCACCCTCGACGCCGAGCGCAACCCCGACACGGGTATCTACATGGCGCGCGAGAATGCCGATATCCACTTCATCAAAGTGGGCGCGGGCGACACCCGGATCGAATTGCTATTGCCGCGCGACGCCAGCGCGGGGATGGGCCGCTGGCTCAACAAACGCGGGCCCAGCGTTCACCACCTCGCCTACCTCGTCGATGATGTTGCACTGCACGCGGCACAACTGCGGGACAAGGGACTGCGGCAGATCGACCTGGGCCCTGATGCTGCGGCGGCCTTCTTCCTACCCAGAGACACGATGAACATACTTACCGAGCTCGTGGATGCGAACACCATGCGCAGGCTCCACGAACCCGGCTAG